Genomic window (Leptolyngbya iicbica LK):
GTCAATGACGGCAAAGGCATTGTTCTCTTGCAAGCTGACGAAGGCTTGGGTGCCATCGGGAGAGACGGTGATGTATTCCGGCTCAGCATCTTTGGAGAAGTCAATACCGGGGAAGATACGGACCCCCTCAGCCCGGAGCGCGTCTTCCTGACCGTCGAAGGCTTTGAAGTCAGCCGTTGCCACCGTGGCGCTGGCCACACCGCTGGAAATATCAATGATGCTGACGGAACCTTCGGGGTTCACACCATCATCGGGTTCGCCTTCGTTAGCCACTAACACTTTGGAGCCGTCAGGGGTAAAGGTCACCATATCGGGCAGCGCCCCGACTTCCACTTCGTTCAAGAAGTTGCCATCCGCATCAAAGAACACCACCTTGCCGTTATCGGTCACGGTTTCATTCTCAATGGCGACGGCAACGATGCCGTTTTTGACGGCAACACTGTTGGCCCCCGCCCCAAACTGAGTCGCGTCGATCTGGTTGATCAGGGTGGGATTACTGGGGTCGCTGACATCGAGAATGTCGATGGTCACCGCGTTGGAGTTGACCACAAACAGGCGATCGCTGTCAGGGTCGAAAGCATTAATTTCAGCGGCCCCTTCGTCAAAGGCTCCCGTTTCGTAGGTGCCTAGCAGCGACAGACCCACTGCTGGTTCGGTCGGCTCTGTCGGCGTATCGCCACTGCCGCCGCCGAGCACGGTGTCTTCCCGAAAAGCCAGGTTTTGCAAGCGAGTATCAGCCTCGCGATCGGTCTCAGCCTGGTCAAACGGCGCACCACCGTTATCCGGATTGAAGTTGTCGAATAGGTATTCAGCCAGCGCATCTTGCTCGGAACCATCGGGCGCGAAGGTGGCATCTCCCGTGCGGGGCGCATCTTCGTCTAGCGCCAAGTCGACAAAGTTGCTGCCAAAATCTTGGAAGGGATAGCCATCCCCACCCCCGGCCAAGAAGCCCAGGGTCACGATTTTCACGGTCGCGTCAGCATCGCCCACCAGTTCGCCATTCTCAACCAGAATGTCGATGATGTTGCCATCTTCATCTTTGATCGCGGCAGACTGAATGCGATCGCCCTCTGGCGCGGTCAAGTCAAAGCTAAACTCAATACCGCTCACTTGAGGGAAACGGCCCTGAGTATTGCTGTCATCCAAGCTGCTCGCGGCAACACCATGCTCTAGCACAGCCACTAACCCAGCGCGGGTGATATCCAACACGGTCAAGCCGTTGTTAAAGCGCAGACTGTTCGCGATGTCAGTTTCCGAGATGCCACCATCGGGCTTCACACCAGGAATACCTTCGTTGGGGAGCTCAACGGCCTCACCCGTGCCCCCTGCCGGCACGACCACCTGGCCAATATCATCACGGATGCCGCCGCCGTTCTTGATGGAAACCAAGACGTTTTCGCCCGTGATCTCTTTCGCGATCGCCAGATTGGCATCAGCGGTCAAGTTGCCCAGATTCGTTTCCTGAGTGCGGACGCTGCCGCGCAGCCCGTCGAGGTAAACGTTACTCACCCCAAAGACATTGCTCTCTTTCGCCACAATGACGCCTTCCAGGGCATCGACGATCGCCTGAATCTCCGGGTCAATCAGCCCCTCTGCGCCCAGCGCCGCGACGCCTTCAGCATCGGTGCGGTAGGCCCCACTCACAGCGGGATCATAGCTTTCCGGAATGATGACCCCGTTATCGTCAAAGTCAATGACCAACCGCCCTACATACTTGTAGTTGCCATCGGTGTTGACCACGGCCACGGGCTTACCATCCGCACTGGTCTGGATGATGGGATAAACGCCCTGACTGGTATCACCATCGCGCGGGGTGTCGTCGCTATCAAATAAACGAGTGTTGGAACCCCCGGCCACGATGATGTCAACATCGGTGAGCCGCTCAGCCAGCGCTTGCTCAATCGCAATCTGCTGCATGTGTGACAGCAAGACCACCTTATTCACATCAGGATTCGCCGCTAACAGCGCATCCACGTCAGCCTGAATTTCGGCGGCCAACGCATCCAACTGTTCCGGAGTCGGCGCACCACCAAAGTCAGCAGGGGCAATGGTGACATCCCCAGGGCTAGAAATCACATCAATGGTGGGGGTCGTGGCTCCGACGACGCCAATTTTTTCGCCATTCACATCAATCACCGTGCTGGCGGCGATGGTGTTAGGCGCTGGGGCCACCGCATCGGTCCCGACGAAACCCGCCAAATTGGCATCCGTACTGAAATCTAAATTGGCACTGAGGTAAGGGAAGGCTGTCCCCGCAAACGCTTCGTTGATATCGGGCGTCTCCGGATCGTCAGGAGTGCCGCCAATCAGGCTAGCCAGCAGGCCTGTTCCTAAGTCAAATTCATGGTTGCCAAACGCGATCGCCTCAAAGCCCAACTCGTTTTGAATGAGGATATCGGCAATTCCCGCAGTGCCATAAATGTCGCTAGAAGCGGTAAAAAACAACCCCGGAATGATGGCATCGCCAGAAGACAGCACTAGAGTATTGTCATCAATGCCGTCGCCACCCAGGTCTTGGGCCTTCAGAGCATTCAAAACAGCAGAAAAGTTTGGCGCATCGACTAGAGCCGGAATCCCCGCCTCTTGGTCAGCCGCATGTAACAGTTCGAGCGTATAAGCCATAAATTCCTCTCGGAAGTAAAAATTAGACAGCACGACAAGTTGGGCCAGCCCACGGGCTGACACCGACTCAAATCCGTTCAACGAACCAAAATCAATGCTTGTGCTGGATTAACGCGGCCCTGACCCGCAGCTCTAACCCCGGCCTTTCGGAAAACTCAGCGAGCTCAAGCAAACCAGGCATTGCTGATATCACCGGGTTAAACAGGTGGGAGAGGCCCGATCAACTGTCCAACCAGATTGAGGTTCAGTCACACGCCATCCAATTGTGTTCACCAGTAACTTTCCCAGACGAAAGTAAAGGGACGGTAATGCTAGTTTTAAGCCTTCGTATAATCACGGAGGGTTTATCAGTGCTTGATAACAACTTGGCCAACTTCATCTCTCCTTCATAAAGTTGGCCCTTGTGATGTTGAGGAAATCTTGGAAAGCAGGCGAGAGACCGATTAGTCCACCGAAATTCTCGGCAAGAGCATCTTGCCGATTCGTTACGGATACAACCACTTGAGTGCCGAAAAATACGTCGCTCCCTCGAGGCAAGGTTAAGCCCTGACTAAAGTCGGCGCGCAAGTGTGGGGTATTGAAGCAGCCCGCGATCGCCCTCACAACAGGTGATGGAGATCGCCATCGCCCTCTCATCGCAGTCTGTGAACTGACGAACAGACGTTAGCGCTAACGGATGAGACTTGAATGAGTTGGCATCGCCGTCTCAGCTGTCCCAAAGGCCAGGAACTTGCCTGTCCTAAACAATTTGGGTGTGATTGAAACTTCATCCCTGAAGAGTCATTACTCCGGCTCATCTGGCGCGGGCGCCGACTCCAATGGTGCGAGCTCCTGACCGTTTTGCGGTAGTTGTTGTAGCCGATCTTCAAACGTGGGGTCGTCACTGCCTGGCGTTAGTGGATCAACACCAGAAGGAAAGGGGCTGGGATTGAGCAGATCATCCTGTTGGGGGTCAGTTTGGCCCGGCAGTGGTGATTCCAAGCCCGGCACTGGCGATGCGTCCAACGATTCGCCCGGCAGGGTCGCCAACGCTACGCGATCGCCCCCCACCTCACGCAACAAATCCAATACCTGAATCACGTCTTCATACCGAGCATCGCGGGAGGCATACAGCACGATCAGCCCCTCGGGCGACACCTGTTGGTGCTGCAACAGCACGTCGTACAACAGATTCAGCGTCACTGGCTGCTGATCGAGATACACCTGACCGATCGCATCCACACTGACATATAGCCGCTCTCGCTGCAGCGCCTGGGAGCCAATGCCCTGGGGCGGCAACGGATTGCCCGTATTCGCACTCGGCAAATCGAGATCGATCGCCTGCTGACGGGTCAGTCCCACCGCCGCGAGAATAAAGAACGTCAAAATACAAAAGATAATGTCGATGAGCGGAATAATCTCAATCCGCACGTCTTCATTGGGCGCATCTAAAAAATTAATTTTCATCGGACTGAGCCACCTCCGCAGGCTGAGCTTGCTGACCCTCGGGCGATCGCGCTTTGACCGACCAAGCTTGGCGATACAGCAACTCTAGCTCACTGCCCGACTGCCGAAAGACCCTCGCCTGGCCGAACACAAATCCTTGAAATAAGCGATAAAACGCCAGGCTGACGATCGCAATCACCAAGCCCGCAGCTGTACTAATCAGGGCCTCACCGATCCCGAGTACGGTGCCGCTGGTGCTGTCACTCGCCAAATCGGATAGATCGATCGACCCCAGCGAATTGATCAGGCCGAAAACAGTCCCCAGCAGGCCAATCATCGGTGATAGCGCAATCACCGCTTCGAGAATTTTTTCCCCCTTACGCATCACTGTCAGTTCCTCGTCCGCCGACGTTTCCAACGCGAGGCGAAAAACCTCGGGGTCAGGAGACTCTAATGACAACGGCGCGTACAAAAAGCGGCCCATGGGTAGCTTATTAGCGCGTTGGGCAATCTCAGTAGCGGCTGACCACTCCCGCCGAGCCGCCTCCAACACCCGCCCAGCCACTTCGCGCTCTTTGGTCAAAATGCGCGACCAAAACCAGATCCGGTCAATGATGGTGCCCAGTGACAGAACCGACAAAAATAACAGTGGCCACATGGCTAAGCCGCCACGGGCAAACAGTTCCGCAATATTCACACAGCACCTCCTCACTCGTACCGTTGACACTCTGGGGCAATTCTAGTGTCTGGGAAATTGCCCGATGGGCGATCGCACTTACCAGAGACACTCCCCCATCTAGGGCATTCCAATTCTAGAGAGTCATGCGACATTTATAAGAGTTGCAGCAAAAAAATGCGGCAGATTCATCCTTTCGACCCAATAAATTCCGCCTCCAGACCTTGTTTTCCAACCCTAACGCTAAGCTTTTCCTGCATTTCCCTGATTTCTATCATCAGGGGGTTGGCATACAATCTGACCTAACGATACTTTAACTAGTTACATTTACTGACTATTTTTGATAAGTGCAATATAGCCAGCAATGAATCCAGATCATCTGCGTGAGAGCCTAGAGGCTCTGAAGATATCAGAGCGCCGACGGCAAGAAACCCAACGCTTGTCTGGGGTCGGTTTTTGGGAGCTAGACCACAAGCATGAAATGCTGTACTGGTCAGAAGAGATTTATGCCATTTATGGACTCGATCATGATGCTTTGAAGCCTGATTATGGGCTGTTTTTGAGTCTGATTTACGATGACGATCGCGCACTGGTGCATCAAACCTATCAGGACTCTGTGAAACTGCAAACAGAGTATTGTCTGCGATATCGGATCAAAGCCGCCGACTCCGTGAAATGGATCGAAGCGCGCGGCGTCACCCTGTACGACCAGCGGGGGCAGCCCGATCGCTCGATTGGCACCGCCCAGGATGTGACCGAAATCGTCACCGCCCAGCAACGCATCGAGCATTTGGCTTATCACGATGCGCTGACCAATCTGCCCAATCGCAAGTTTTTTGCCGATCGCTTACACGCAGCCGTGCAACTAGCCGATCGCGATCGCACCCACATCGCCGTGTTGTTTATTGATTTGGATGATTTTAAGCGCATCAACGATCGCCACGGCCATGATGTCGGAGACGAAGTGCTCGTCGGCGTCGCACAAAGATTGCAGGATTTAGCCGGCCCGCAGGATATTTTTGCGCGCATCGGCGGCGACGAGTTTGCCGGGGTCTTGAGCAATTTTGACAATTCGAACCTCGATGCAGCTGTCCAGGTAGTCAAACGCGCCCTCGAAGGCCCCTACAAAACCCGCATCAGCAGCTTTGATATCACCGCCAGCATTGGGGTCACACTCTATCCCCAAGATCGCGTCGACCCCGAAGTGCTGTTACGCCATTCCGACCAGGCCATGTACGAGGCCAAAGAAAACGGTAAATCGCAGATTTGTTTCTTTGATACGGAGCGGCATCAGATTCGGTCATCTCGCCGCGAACTACTGAATGCGATCGCCACCGCGATTAATCAAGACGAGTTGATGCTGTATTACCAGCCGCGCGTTAATCTGCGTGACGGCTCTCTCTTCGGGGCTGAGGCTTTACTGCGCTGGTTCAAAGATGGCCGGTTTTATTCCCCCAAAGAAATCACCACCGCCATTCGCGATACCGAGTGGGAATGGCAACTCGACAACTGGGTCATGGGCAAGGTGATCGCACACAGCAAAGGCTTGCGCCAGGCCGGCATTATCGGTCCCTTTGGCGTGAACCTTAATCCCAAAACCGTTGAAAATGAGCATTTTCCTCAGCAATTATCGACCTTGCTCACAGCGGCTGGGGTGGCAGGCAAAACCCTGGAAATTGAGGTGTTAGAGGTTTCGTCAATTAAAAATTTCGAGTTCACCCACGCCATCCTCAGTCAATGTCGAGCATTCGGCGTGAGTGTGGCGCTGGATGACTTTGGCACGGGCTACTCTTCGCTGACCCATTTTCATGCATTGCCCATCGATACGCTCAAAATCGATCAGCGCTTTATCAAACAGCTCAACTCTGATCCTAAAAGTCTGGCGCTGGTAAAAAGTATTTTGGCGATCGCGCAAACCAATAACCGTCGCGAAGTGGTGGCAGAAGGCATCGAATCTTATGCGATCGCCCACACACTCAAACAGCTCGGCTGTGCTTTTGGGCAGGGCTATGGCTTCGCCCGGCCAATGCCCGTAACCGAGTATGTGTCATGGGTGCAAAACTGGAACCCCAGCGAGTTTCAGGCCCGCTTGAATCGCCATCAGCAGTAAACGTATCGAGATATGCAAAGTCGTTTGATTACGGTCGCCCCGCCGAGGGTGGCTCGGAATCTGCCGATGAGTCGTCTAAAGCCGTCCAGTCAAAACTGACAGCGATCGCTTCTCCCATCCCCCATGCAAATGCGTTGAACCGACAGAATTGACCTGAAATGGCCGCCATAAGGCAGGAACGTACGGCTTTCCCCATGAATCAGGGAGATTTCAGCACTGTTAAACCAGCCAATTTCCCGAGACCATAAAAAGGAACATTGATGGGAAATCCAGAATATGGAAAATCTAGTGCAGTCTTTTTACAACTGGTATAAGCAAACCATTCGCCACCCCAAATATCGCTGGATTATTATCGGCGGCACGCTAATTTATTTGCTTTCGCCCATCGATATCGCACCTGATTTTATTCCCATCATCGGTTGGATTGATGACGCCGCCGTGGCTACACTGCTGGCCGCCGAATTAAGTCAAGTCTTTTTGAGCGCTACAACCAAGCGCAAAAAGTCGACTAAAAATCGTCCTTCCCCAACCCAAGACGCCAACTTTAGAACGATTGATATCGAGTCGTAAGCGGCACTTACGTTCAGTGGTGAAACTTGGCTGTTAAGCCAAGTTTCACCGTTGGCAATCGTGTTTAGTTTGACTGAATGATTTCAACGTAAGGGCTCACGCAGCGATCGTGCCCTTCTAAATAATGTGAAACGCAGAGCTAGGGGACGGGTCCCTGTCAGATTACTTGATTCACAAGCGGAATCAGTTTAGGGACCCGTCCCCTGAAAGTGTCATTTCAGAACTTGGCACCCATAACATGCTGGCAATATGCCGCCCTGGCAGATGACAATTGGAGTCCGCCACTGCCCTGAGCTCATGAACCTTTTTGATTAGCCGAGCGAAAGCGTCCCGCCTCAAAACTGCGCTGTTGGCGATGCTTGGTGCTGCGGCCAGTGACGCGCTTCCGCCACATGCGAAAACTGCTGGCCTTCATCTCTCGCCGCATGAGCTTAATGACCTCTTTCTCTTTCAGGCCAAATTGCAGCTCGATCGCATCAAATGGGGTGCGATCTTCCCACGCCATTTCAATAATGCGATCGCGATCGTCGCTACTCAAATCGGCAAATGGTTGACTCATTACAATGCGCTCTAAGGTTCCGACGCTTTTCAGAACAGGGGTGATTGATTTCCTTCATTCAGCTTGACAAAAAAAGAGCCAGATTTCAGCCCACTCTGTGTGCGCTCTGTCTACTAGTTTTCGCTAGGCTAAGGGCCTGATAGTCTTTTCTACTCCCCATGCTGCACGGCTTTATTCCTCCTCAGCGCTACTTTGCTTACCTCACCTGGCAAATGATTGCTGACCTGCCCGACAAAGAAAATGTGGTGATTGCTCAACCGATTGGCGCGATCGAGCAGCACGGGCCGCATTTGCCCCTGGCGGTAGATGCCGCGATCGCGACAGCGGTTTTAGGGAAAGCGCTTACGGCCCTGCCCGATACCATTCCGGCCTACGGGTTGCCGCCTTTGTACTACGGCAAATCGAATGAGCACTGGCACTTTCCGGGCACCATTACCCTCTCGGCGCAAACCCTGCGACAAGTGCTGATGGAATCAGCCGAAAGCCTTTATCGCGCTGGCTTTCGCAAATTGCTGTGGCTCAATGCCCACGGTGGTCAGCCGCAAGTGCTCGAGATGGCGGCCCGCGACCTGCACCAGCAATATCCCGATCTGCTGGTGTTTCCCCATTTTGTGTGGAATGTGCCGAATCCGGCGGCGGAAATGCTGACGGCAAAGGAGTTGGAACTGGGCATTCACGCCGGAGATGCCGAGACCAGTTTGATGATGGCGCTGTTGCCCGATCAAGTACGGAGCGATCGCGCCGTGTGCGAATATCCCCAGGGGTTGCCGACAGATGGCCTGCTCAGCATGGAAGGGGCGCTACCGTTTGCCTGGGTCACTCGCGACCTGACCCAGAGTGGGGTCTTGGGCGATGCCACTGCCGCCAGTCGGGCCAAGGGCGATCGCCTACTCGCCGCCCTGACCCAGGGATGGGTTGAGGTCATCACCGCCATTCATCAGTTTCGTCAACCCGCCGCGTGATTAAAATCTGGCAGGCAACCCCCATTCTGACCAAGTTGGTGAATGGGGGGATGAGTGACGGGTTGGATGCAAATACTGTGATGGCGAACGCTTGTCCCTACGCTTCAATGGTTTTCAAACCCTCGCTTTATCACTTTTCCATCACATCAGAGGCAAAGTCGCGAACAGTTTGCGAGTCGCGATCGCCAGTATGGTGAAGTCACTGATAGCTCTGTCGTGCCCATGACTTCACTATTGTTACGCCACGGTCGCTTAGTGACAGATCCGCAAACGGTGGTGGATATTGCCATCGAAAATGGCGTCATTGCCGCGATCTCGCCTGATCTTGACTTCGCGGCTGACCAAACCCTCGATATTGCGGGGCAACTCGTCAGTCCCCCATTTGTGGAATCCCACATTCACCTGGACTCGGCGTTGACGGCGGGGCAACCGCGCTGGAACCAAAGCGGCACCCTTTTTGAAGGCATTGAGATTTGGGGCGAGCGCAAACAGTCTCTCACGATAGAAGATGTACAGCAGCGGGCGATCGCCGCCCTCAAAATGCTCGCCAGCCAAGGGGTGCTGTTTGTGCGCAGCCATGCCGATGTGAGCGAACCGTCTCAAACGCCCCTCAAAGCGCTGCTCGCCGTCCGCGAAGCCGTTAAAGATTGGTTGACCTTGCAGGTGGTCGCCTTTCCCCAAGATGGCATTTACAGCCAGCCCGAAAATGCCAAACGGCTAGAAGATGCGATCAAAATGGGAGCCGATGCCGTGGGGGGCATTCCCCATTACGAACTCACGCGCGAAGATGGCGTCAAATCGGTGCACTATATATTTGACTTGGCCGAGCGGTACGATCGCCTGATTGACATTCACTGTGACGAAATTGATGATGACCAGTCCCGCTTTGTCGAAGTCGTCGCCGCCGAAGCCATTCGCCGCAATATGGGCGATCGCGTGACTGCCAGCCACACCACCGCCTTTGGGTCTTACAACAATGCCTATGCCTTCAAGCTCATGGGCTTTTTGAAACGGGCTCAAATCAATTTTGTGGCGAATCCGCTGATTAACCTGACCTTGCAGGGCCGCGCTGACACCTACCCCAAGCGACGGGGCCTGACGCGCGTCAAAGAGCTGTGGCAAAACGGCCTCAACCTCAGTCTGGGCCATGACTGCATTCAAGACCCCTGGTATAGTTTGGGCGCTGGCAATCCGCTCGAAGTCGCCTCCATGGCAGTACACGCTTGCCAGATGACCGGACGCGACGAGCTGATGGCCTGCTATGACATGATCACGCGCTTTGGGGCCAAAACCCTGCACGTGGCCGACCAATATGGCCTGGCCGTAGGACAACCCGCCAATCTGATTACGCTGGATGCCGAAGATGCGATCGCCGCCATTCGCGATCGGGCGACCGTCCGTCAGGTCATTTCCCGAGGGCAACTGCTCGTCAGTACCTCTAAACCTGAGGTCACCTGGCAGCAAGCCATTTAGTCCACCGCTGTGACCGGCGATCGCTGTTGCAACAATTGCAAAAAGGCAAAAACCCCAGGGGGATGCAGCGCCTCTGCCAGTACGATCGCGCCCACCTGACGTTCGAGGGGGACAGGTAACCGCGCAATGCTCACCCCAGGGGGAATCGGATGGGCCGACAGCGACGGCACGATCGCCGCCCCCAAGCCCTGCGCCACCATGCTGAGAATGGTGCTCGTCTCACGAAACTGATACCGCGGCTTGAGGGTAAACCCCGCTCGCTGAAAATGCGCCTGCACCGCCTCAAAGCAACTATTGTCTTCGGGATAAACAATCAGCGCCAGGGCCATGAGTTGTTCCCAGGTCAAGGTCGGATCAGGGGGCTCAGCGGTCGGCGGCAACAGTACCCAAAACGGATCGCTCATGAGTTCCCAACTCTCAAACTCCTCACTGGTCGGCAAAAACGAGATGCCAATATCCGCCTTGCCACAGCGAATCTGTTCCTCAACATAGCCAAAGTCGTAATGCTCGGTGATGGTAACCGCGATCGCCGGATGCTCTTTGTTGAACTGCGCCACCATCCGCGGCAATAAGTTGGCTGCCGCCCCACGAAACGTCGCAATCCTCACTTCACCGCCCTGCAAACCTTTGTGCAGGTTGGCCGTCTGTTGCATTTGCTCCAACAGATGCAAGACCTCTCGCGCCTGTTGCGTCACAGCGGTACCTGCTGGCGTCAGCTGAGCCCCGTGGCGACCTCGCGCCAGCAAAATCACCCCCAGCTCATCTTCTAACGTGGCGATCGCGTGACTGACTGTCGGTTGAGTCAGCCCCAACTCCAACGCCGCCTCACCAAAACTACCAAAATCAGCCACCGCTACTAGCGCCCGAATTTGGGAAAGCTTGGGACCATTTTGATGGGCTTTGCTCACAACACTCCCCCAAACAAACTGTTCAAATTATGCCTAAGTCCCGCCAAAACGTCTGAACGGATGTTGAGAACAGTAACCTTGGCCGACGGCGGCCAAATTTTCAATTTTTCCGATTATTAAAGGTTGACATCTAGCTGGCGAACGAAATTTGATCGCCAAAATTGCCCCCTCGTTAACCTTGGCAGTGCCCAGCAACCGTTCGAAAACCGATCTTTCAGCTCGATTGAATTTGATTATCTGAGGTGCCCCATTCAGCTAGACTTATCCTAACTAACCCGTCATGGTGAGAACAGCCTTTAGGAACTTCGTGCGCATTCTTGGCTGATGCGCCGCAACCGTCTTGATTAGTCAATCGCGCGACCCCAACATCTGTATAATTTGCGATCGCGATCCACTAAGCATAATTTTCACCCAGTCAACCCTTTTCCGTCGCTAGATTGACCCGCAGAACAGCGCTTGAGAACGCCTTCTAAATTCGCCAATTTGCCTGTGGGTAAAAGCCGATATCTGGCCTGCGATCGTCAGCCACCAGACAAAATTAGGATCCTCTCTTGCTTGACTATCCACCGCCCCAGCAAGCGCCACAACTTCCCATGACATCACAGTTACATGACCTTTCTGTTAAGTGGAATAACGACTTGCGGCATGTCGATTTCCGCCTCATCATCAATTCAGCTCAAAAAAACTGAGAATCAAACACATCATGTCTGGGCTCATATCATCAGCAAGCGTTATCGGTCACTGACTGCAGGCATTTGACAGTTAAATGAAACAAAGCATCAGCGTTCGAGTGGAAAGGTTAGCCCCGCTGAGCCAGAAAAACATGTCACGGCTAAGTCCACTTTAACTAGGCAGTGCTGATCACCGACAATAGTATTGACAATATTGAATCTACTCATCTAGGAAATGAGCATTTCTTAGCGGAGAAAAGGCGATTCAGTCATTATTCAGCCAATTCTTCTGCGAATAATCCTGCTTAAATCTTTCCTGAAGGCCCCAACTTCTAATACAATTTATGTGTTCATCATTCATCAGTGTGAATATAATACAAATAATTCGCCGGATGAATGGCCAATAGGCGATATGAAGCGTTTTTAGGTTCAGCAAGCTTAGTTTTCTGAAACTGACGATTAGTTCTCTACACGCGGTGTCAAAAACTAGCGGTAAGATGCATTCATCCCCTGTGGTAATCACTGTTACGGAGAGGTTCCCTCACTAATGGCAAGCACCAAAACAGATGCGCTGACGGGCAAGGCCCTACTGCAAAAAGTTAAAGATTTAGCCCATCTAACCAAGCGAGAAAAGGCTCGGGAGTGTG
Coding sequences:
- a CDS encoding choice-of-anchor I family protein is translated as MAYTLELLHAADQEAGIPALVDAPNFSAVLNALKAQDLGGDGIDDNTLVLSSGDAIIPGLFFTASSDIYGTAGIADILIQNELGFEAIAFGNHEFDLGTGLLASLIGGTPDDPETPDINEAFAGTAFPYLSANLDFSTDANLAGFVGTDAVAPAPNTIAASTVIDVNGEKIGVVGATTPTIDVISSPGDVTIAPADFGGAPTPEQLDALAAEIQADVDALLAANPDVNKVVLLSHMQQIAIEQALAERLTDVDIIVAGGSNTRLFDSDDTPRDGDTSQGVYPIIQTSADGKPVAVVNTDGNYKYVGRLVIDFDDNGVIIPESYDPAVSGAYRTDAEGVAALGAEGLIDPEIQAIVDALEGVIVAKESNVFGVSNVYLDGLRGSVRTQETNLGNLTADANLAIAKEITGENVLVSIKNGGGIRDDIGQVVVPAGGTGEAVELPNEGIPGVKPDGGISETDIANSLRFNNGLTVLDITRAGLVAVLEHGVAASSLDDSNTQGRFPQVSGIEFSFDLTAPEGDRIQSAAIKDEDGNIIDILVENGELVGDADATVKIVTLGFLAGGGDGYPFQDFGSNFVDLALDEDAPRTGDATFAPDGSEQDALAEYLFDNFNPDNGGAPFDQAETDREADTRLQNLAFREDTVLGGGSGDTPTEPTEPAVGLSLLGTYETGAFDEGAAEINAFDPDSDRLFVVNSNAVTIDILDVSDPSNPTLINQIDATQFGAGANSVAVKNGIVAVAIENETVTDNGKVVFFDADGNFLNEVEVGALPDMVTFTPDGSKVLVANEGEPDDGVNPEGSVSIIDISSGVASATVATADFKAFDGQEDALRAEGVRIFPGIDFSKDAEPEYITVSPDGTQAFVSLQENNAFAVIDLATKQVTDVVGLGYKDYSLPGNGIDASDRDDAINIQNYPVFGMYMPDAIASYEVGGMTYVVTANEGDARDEDARVADLVLDPVAFPNAAELQADEVLGRLEVSTIDGDIDGDGDYDALYAYGARSFTIFDTAGNVIFDSGDQFEQITASLFPDFFNSTNDENGSFDSRSDAKGPEPEGVVIGEVDGSIYAFIGLERIGGVMVYDITDPTNAEFVQYINNRDFTVDAQLGDGSTNPAVGDLGPEGLTFIAAADSPTGEALLAVSNEISGTTSLFEFNPPEKPVEPVDPAEPVAEILDLTGIDGNITANVSLMREAAFDNLLQFYVTDAQGAVNGINPGEAGYEDAVRHNLLAMPQLFVENLTSKDTTITLAGGAYYAPALIIDGDLHNLATIGDAAMGMTMIKRDGNVWTFEDWVDADFNDLEFAINSVDITPAVA
- a CDS encoding ExbD/TolR family protein, whose translation is MKINFLDAPNEDVRIEIIPLIDIIFCILTFFILAAVGLTRQQAIDLDLPSANTGNPLPPQGIGSQALQRERLYVSVDAIGQVYLDQQPVTLNLLYDVLLQHQQVSPEGLIVLYASRDARYEDVIQVLDLLREVGGDRVALATLPGESLDASPVPGLESPLPGQTDPQQDDLLNPSPFPSGVDPLTPGSDDPTFEDRLQQLPQNGQELAPLESAPAPDEPE
- a CDS encoding MotA/TolQ/ExbB proton channel family protein; its protein translation is MNIAELFARGGLAMWPLLFLSVLSLGTIIDRIWFWSRILTKEREVAGRVLEAARREWSAATEIAQRANKLPMGRFLYAPLSLESPDPEVFRLALETSADEELTVMRKGEKILEAVIALSPMIGLLGTVFGLINSLGSIDLSDLASDSTSGTVLGIGEALISTAAGLVIAIVSLAFYRLFQGFVFGQARVFRQSGSELELLYRQAWSVKARSPEGQQAQPAEVAQSDEN
- a CDS encoding putative bifunctional diguanylate cyclase/phosphodiesterase — protein: MNPDHLRESLEALKISERRRQETQRLSGVGFWELDHKHEMLYWSEEIYAIYGLDHDALKPDYGLFLSLIYDDDRALVHQTYQDSVKLQTEYCLRYRIKAADSVKWIEARGVTLYDQRGQPDRSIGTAQDVTEIVTAQQRIEHLAYHDALTNLPNRKFFADRLHAAVQLADRDRTHIAVLFIDLDDFKRINDRHGHDVGDEVLVGVAQRLQDLAGPQDIFARIGGDEFAGVLSNFDNSNLDAAVQVVKRALEGPYKTRISSFDITASIGVTLYPQDRVDPEVLLRHSDQAMYEAKENGKSQICFFDTERHQIRSSRRELLNAIATAINQDELMLYYQPRVNLRDGSLFGAEALLRWFKDGRFYSPKEITTAIRDTEWEWQLDNWVMGKVIAHSKGLRQAGIIGPFGVNLNPKTVENEHFPQQLSTLLTAAGVAGKTLEIEVLEVSSIKNFEFTHAILSQCRAFGVSVALDDFGTGYSSLTHFHALPIDTLKIDQRFIKQLNSDPKSLALVKSILAIAQTNNRREVVAEGIESYAIAHTLKQLGCAFGQGYGFARPMPVTEYVSWVQNWNPSEFQARLNRHQQ
- a CDS encoding YkvA family protein; the encoded protein is MENLVQSFYNWYKQTIRHPKYRWIIIGGTLIYLLSPIDIAPDFIPIIGWIDDAAVATLLAAELSQVFLSATTKRKKSTKNRPSPTQDANFRTIDIES
- a CDS encoding TIGR03643 family protein, with the protein product MSQPFADLSSDDRDRIIEMAWEDRTPFDAIELQFGLKEKEVIKLMRREMKASSFRMWRKRVTGRSTKHRQQRSFEAGRFRSANQKGS
- a CDS encoding creatininase family protein, coding for MLHGFIPPQRYFAYLTWQMIADLPDKENVVIAQPIGAIEQHGPHLPLAVDAAIATAVLGKALTALPDTIPAYGLPPLYYGKSNEHWHFPGTITLSAQTLRQVLMESAESLYRAGFRKLLWLNAHGGQPQVLEMAARDLHQQYPDLLVFPHFVWNVPNPAAEMLTAKELELGIHAGDAETSLMMALLPDQVRSDRAVCEYPQGLPTDGLLSMEGALPFAWVTRDLTQSGVLGDATAASRAKGDRLLAALTQGWVEVITAIHQFRQPAA